Sequence from the Aerococcus tenax genome:
GATTGTTGAAGGCCTCGTTTATAGCCAAGAGAAACGGGGCTATTATGTCAATGAGTGTCACGGCCTTCCCAGTCTAAAAGCGCAAGAAAAAATCGACCACCATATCCGCCTTCCCCAAGAAGAACACTTTATTTTCAACTTTTCCGAAAATCAAAGTCAGTCCGATAGCTTTCCCTTTTCGATTATGAACCGGATGATGCATGACACCATCGTCAATTACCATGCCGACCTGCTCAAACCGCCCCTGGGTGGTGGAGTGGCCGCCTTAAGAGAAGCGATTGCTAGTCACTTGGCTTCCTTTCGCGGGATGGCTGTCGATCCCAAGCAGATTATTGTCGGAGCAGGGACGGAATACCTCTACGGCTTACTGATTCAACTCCTAGGGCGGGACAAGGTCTATTGCATTGAAAATCCGGGCTACCCCAAACTACGGCAAATTTACACCAAGCAAGGCGTTGATTGTCGCTTGGCCGGGATCGATGACCAGGGATTAATGGTGAAAGAACTCGATAAAAAGCAAGCCCAAATCGCCCACCTTAATCCCACCCATCACTTTCCTACTGGCATCACCATGTCGGTCAGTCGCCGCTACCAATTGCTGGCCTGGGCCAATGAAGCCAATGACCGTTACCTTATTGAGGATGATTATGATAGTGAATTTCGCTTCCATGGTAAGCCCCTCCCCACCCTGCAAAGTATTGATGCCAGTGCCAAAGTGATTTATCTCAACACCTTTTCCAAGTCCCTGGCTCCGACCATTCGCATTTCCTATATGGTTCTCCCAGCCCAACTGGCCAACCAATTCTATCGAGACCTCTCCTTTTACTCCTGCACCGTGTCAACCTTTGAGCAGTACAGTCTAGCCCAGTTTATCCAAGAAGGCTATTTTGAAAAGCACATTAATCGCATGCGCCGCCACTATAGTAAGAAAAGAGAAAAAGTCACCCAGTTGATTAAAGACCACTTTTCCACTGATCAATGCCAAATTATCGAAGGTGAAACCGGGCTCCACCTGGTCTTAAAATTACAGACTTCCCTGTCCGATCTAGAAGTAAAAGAACGTTTACTTCAGCAGGGAATCGGGATTAAGAGTGTTTCCGACTATGATATGGAGCCAGTGGCGGAAAGTCGCCAGCTCTTTCTCTTGAATGATGCCGCCGTTGACCTCAGTAAACTCCAGAAAGCACTCGCCATCGTCAAGACAGAATTGTTTTCCTAGCTTATGTCTAGCTAATCAATGCCGGACTGGCTAGTTTTTTTAAGGGGAATGATATATAATGAATTAACTTTTTGGGAGGTTAATTATTATGAAGCATTTAGGTAGCCAAAAACTAGAAAGTGAGCGCCTCATCTTACGACCCTTTGAATTGACTGATGTCGACCAGGCCTACCAGCACTGGACCAGTGACCCGGAAGTCACCAAGTACCTAACCTGGCCCAGCCACCAGTCTCCTGCTGTCACCAAGGAAGTGATTTCCCAATGGGTGGCTAACTATAGTCGCCCAGACTTCTACCAATGGGCCATTGTTCTAAAGGCAAGTAATGAAGTGATCGGTAGTATTTCCGCCGTTGATGTCAAAGAAAAAATTTCTGCCGTCCATATTGGCTATGCTATTGGCCGAAAATGGTGGGGCTTGGGGATAACTACCGAAGCCTTTGAGCGTATTATTCCTTTCTTCTTTGATGAAGTTGGAGTCAACCGGATTGAATCCATGCACGATCCTAAAAACCCAGCCTCTGGCAAGGTCATGGAACATTGCGGCTTAGTTTATGAAGGGACCCTCCGCCAAGCCGACCGAAACAACCAAGGTCTCTGTGATGCCGCCTACTACGGCCTCCTAAGAGAAGATTATTATCGTTAAGACAAAAAGCAGCGAAGAACGGGTGACCCAAACAGTTGGACTAAGCATTCAACTTTTGGGAATCACTACAACAATTCGCTGCTTTTTTCTATTTCTTAGCCTTATTTCGATAGGCTAAGTTGTTAACTTTTTACCAATTTTCCTTGTCCCAAGACAAGCCATCTAATTGTCCGCTAGCTTGCTGGTAACGTAAATCCAAGGCTTCAATGGCCGCTTGGCAGGCCTTTAGATAGGCGCGTTGGCCGTAGTCTTGACTTTCCTTTTCGGCCTTCTCGAGAACTTCTTTGGCCCAGGGGCCTAATGGATCATGTTCAATCATAATAACCTCCTAGTGTCGTGTCGTTTTTGGCAAGGTGGCTTCCAGCATTTCTAATTCATCCAGTCGCCCCTCCCAGGCATCGATCAATAAGTCAATTTTGCTTATAAGTTCAGGAGAAAAATCTTCCTGCCGACTTCTTAAATGATCGATTAACCAACGGCTCCTTTGGTTAAAACTGCCCCGTTTAGGATTCAAGAGATAGTATTGAAAGGCAACATATTTCTTGGCTTGGGCCTCTTCACTGAGATAGTGGTATTGACTGAGAATAAAGGCAGGAAGAAATTCCCACTTTAAGGTCTGACACAGGGTTTGATAAGGGCTAAAGAGGGTCGATAAGCTGACATTGTTCTTCCCGCCAGCCTGGTAATAAGACAAGGGGCTCCCTACCGTCACTATCAAACCCAGTGATTTTCCTGCAAGATGCTTACCATTCTGGTCTAGGAAATCATCACTTAACAGGTCCTGTAACCATTGCACCATATGGCCGGGGGCTTGGTACCAATAGAGGGGGAACTGTAAATAAATTCGCTCACTCTCTAAAAGGGTTTCTTGGGATTCCTGGATAAAGTCATCATTATAATTGGTTGGGACAGGGATAAATTTAATTTCTTTGGGGCAAGCTGCCCTTAGAAATTGGTGACTACTAGAATTTTCCAATTCAGGATGTCCACAAAAAATACTTACTGTCACTCTACCCATCTCCTTTTCCTGGTTCGCTTCCTATTGTAACAAATCACTCACAGCTTAGCAGTCTAGCGGGCTCAGAAAGAGCCGTTTTAATGAACCCTGTTAAATTTAGTCATAAAAAAAGCCAAGTCAGTTTTATCCTAACTTGGCTTTTCCTGTAATAATTTTTTATTAATCTTCCCTAGCATTGACTTGGTCGAGGGCTTTTTGAGCGGTTTCTTGGGCTTCAGCTAGGGCTTCTTCTGCTGGGATATTTTGCAGTTCTACCTTATCTCGAGCGTCAGAAAGGGCTTGATAAATTTTACCACCGGTAGGATCCGTAAAGCTATATGAAGCATGGGTCGATTGGTCCATGGGCGTCTTATAGGCCGGATTTTCAGCTAGGAATTCACTAAAGCCTGGGACCTGATTCATAGTTTCATCAATACGGACTGGTACATAACCCACCGCCTTGGTCCAGTCAGCTTGGACTTGGGGACTGGTAAAGTATTTAATCCATTCAAAAGCCGCTCTTGCCTCCTGGTCAGAGGCTTGGTCAGGGATAGCTAAGTATAAGCCTTCCGACATAGGGCGGGGTTCATGGCCATTGTAGCCTGGTTGTTCTGCTGAACCAATAATATCAAAATCAAGGTCCGCCTTATCACCAGATGAACCCGTATAGCTGATCGACTTACCGGTCATAACATTGTCAATAGTCCGGTACCAATATTCCCAACCTTGTCCCCCAGATTCAATGGGACTGGTGCCGTCATGGATATTTTTCCGGATGAAGTTCCAGGAATCAACCCAAGGCGCTTGGTCAATCAGAACCTGGGTGCCATCATCAGAAATAATTTGCCCACCAGAACTATAGGCGATGTCAATCAAATTATCGGTCCCCCACATTAACTGATGACCATTTTCAACATAGCCATCTTCTTGTAGCTGTTTAGAATAAGCCATCACGTTTTCCCAGGAATCATACATATCATCAGGGTCAACACCCGCTTCGTCTAAGATATCCTTACGGTAATACATGACCTGGGTGGTCCCAAAGGCCGGGAAACCGTAGACTTTACCGTCAGAAATGGCTAAGTCCATAAAAACTGGCAGAAAGTCATTGGGATCCATGGTAGCATCCATGAAATCGTTGAGAGGTTTAAGAATTTGCGAGTCCGATTGTTCGACAATGTCATCCGATAAGACCACTGCCGGAGCGATGTCAGCTGCAATGGCCGCTTGGAGTTTCTGATAGGTTTCATCATAATTAGCCTGAGCCACACCGATCACGCGAACTTGGTCTTGGCTATTATTGAAGTCCTCAATAATTTCCTCCATGGTTTGTCCGGCAATGGAACCCAGACCATACCAAAATTCTATTTCCACCCGGTCACCGCTTGCTTGGTCACTATGCTTGCGGTCATATTCAGCTAGGGCTTCCTGGGCTTGCTGGGAGCACCCTCCCAGGAACAGCAAGGCAGTAAACAGGGTCAGTAAAATTCTTACAAATTTCTTCATCTTGATCATCCTTTCGTTCCCGAGCCAGAAATCCCTTGTACAAACCATTTTTGTAGGAGGATAAAGAGAATCAATAAGGGAACCACAACCAGGGTATTAGCTGCCATCAGCCGTGGAAGGTTATCGATAAAGTTCCCTTGAGTGGTAAAGAGCTGGTTCAAACCATTGGAGACCAGCATCTTGGCCTCACTAGAGATGATCAGGGATGGCCACATGTAGTTATTATAATGGGTCACAAAGTTGATCAAGGCGGTGGTTAAAATCGCTGAACGTGAATAAGGAACGATAATCCGCCATAAGATTTGCCAAGAATTGGCCCCCTCCACTTGGCCGGCTTCGACTAATTCAATCGGCACGGAACGGAAGGTCTGCACCAGATAAAAAATTGAGAAGACACTAGCAATATTGGATACAATCAAACCGGTTAAGGTATCTAAAAGTCCCATTTGTGCTAGGATCACAAAAGATGGCACATAGGTAGTGGCCACCGGTAACATATAGGTTAATAAGATGGAGGTATAGAGAAATTTTTTCCCTTTAAAGTGGAAGAAGACTAAACCATAAGCCATCAAAGCACTCAGAACTAACTGCACAATAACAATGACTAAAGCCGTAAAGATACTGTTAAAGATATAGAGGTCAAATGGCCCTAATTCAAAAACACCCGCAAAATTCTTAAAGGAAAGAAAATCAGGAGCTAAGGACGCAGGATCAGATAAGATGGTTGCCGCATCTTTAAAGGCATTTGATGCCATCCATAATAAGGGATAAACCATTAAAAAGCTGAGGAATAAGAGTAAGATCGAACGGATAATTCCCTTACTATCCCATTTTTTATTTCTCATGCCACACCCTCCTTACGGTAGTGCCCTTGTAAGCTAAAGATCGCAAAGGCTAAGAAACCAGTAATGACTAGCATAATCACTGACAAGGCCGTTGCCTTACCCATGTTAAACTCTTCAAAGGCGAGTTGATAGAACATGTATAACAAGGTTCGTGTCGCCCCAGCAGGCCCACCTTGGGTTAAGACGTTAATTTGGTCATAAGCTTGGATAGAAGAAATTAAGGTAATCACCGATAAGAAGAGCGTCGTGGGTAGGGTCATGGGGAAGTAAATCGTCCGGATCCTTTGCCAGTAACTGGCCCCAGCAATATCACAGACTTCATCATAGGCTGGCGAAATACTGGACATGGCAGTGGAATAAAATAACATGGCCCAGCCCGCATTCTTCCAAACGGTCACGACGATCACAGCCACCATGGCAAAGGTGGAGGAAGACAACCAGTCCGGTCCCGAAACCCCAATATGGGCTAAAAGATTATTGATGAGTCCTTCCGGTTGATACATCCAAGACCAAACAATGGAAACCGCAACCATAGGCGTCACCCAAGGGGCAAAGAGACAGGCCTGGATGAAATTATGCATGAATTTTTGCCGAATTAATAAGAGAGCTAATAAAAAGCCGATCACTAAGGTCGGTATCACTGTCCCTAGTGAAAATACCACCGTATTCCACAAGGATGAAACAAATTCTTCAGAAGTGATCAGGTCGGTGTAGTTTTCTAACCCGACAACGTCATAAGTTGGTGAGATGTAGTCCCAATTGGTAAAAGAAATGAAAAGGGAAATGAACATTGGCAGGAACCAGAAAATTAATAAAGGCAGGAGTGGGACTAAAATATAAATAAGCCACTGCTTTTTATTCATGTCTTTAATCATTTTCAGTCACCAGTCTTTCCCCA
This genomic interval carries:
- the pdxR gene encoding MocR-like pyridoxine biosynthesis transcription factor PdxR translates to MLTYHLKKGPIPLYQQLYQAIKSDIMAGKLVNEEKLPSKRSLARNLGVSTITVENAYDQLIVEGLVYSQEKRGYYVNECHGLPSLKAQEKIDHHIRLPQEEHFIFNFSENQSQSDSFPFSIMNRMMHDTIVNYHADLLKPPLGGGVAALREAIASHLASFRGMAVDPKQIIVGAGTEYLYGLLIQLLGRDKVYCIENPGYPKLRQIYTKQGVDCRLAGIDDQGLMVKELDKKQAQIAHLNPTHHFPTGITMSVSRRYQLLAWANEANDRYLIEDDYDSEFRFHGKPLPTLQSIDASAKVIYLNTFSKSLAPTIRISYMVLPAQLANQFYRDLSFYSCTVSTFEQYSLAQFIQEGYFEKHINRMRRHYSKKREKVTQLIKDHFSTDQCQIIEGETGLHLVLKLQTSLSDLEVKERLLQQGIGIKSVSDYDMEPVAESRQLFLLNDAAVDLSKLQKALAIVKTELFS
- a CDS encoding GNAT family N-acetyltransferase — protein: MKHLGSQKLESERLILRPFELTDVDQAYQHWTSDPEVTKYLTWPSHQSPAVTKEVISQWVANYSRPDFYQWAIVLKASNEVIGSISAVDVKEKISAVHIGYAIGRKWWGLGITTEAFERIIPFFFDEVGVNRIESMHDPKNPASGKVMEHCGLVYEGTLRQADRNNQGLCDAAYYGLLREDYYR
- a CDS encoding NAD(P)H-dependent oxidoreductase codes for the protein MTVSIFCGHPELENSSSHQFLRAACPKEIKFIPVPTNYNDDFIQESQETLLESERIYLQFPLYWYQAPGHMVQWLQDLLSDDFLDQNGKHLAGKSLGLIVTVGSPLSYYQAGGKNNVSLSTLFSPYQTLCQTLKWEFLPAFILSQYHYLSEEAQAKKYVAFQYYLLNPKRGSFNQRSRWLIDHLRSRQEDFSPELISKIDLLIDAWEGRLDELEMLEATLPKTTRH
- a CDS encoding extracellular solute-binding protein, with product MKKFVRILLTLFTALLFLGGCSQQAQEALAEYDRKHSDQASGDRVEIEFWYGLGSIAGQTMEEIIEDFNNSQDQVRVIGVAQANYDETYQKLQAAIAADIAPAVVLSDDIVEQSDSQILKPLNDFMDATMDPNDFLPVFMDLAISDGKVYGFPAFGTTQVMYYRKDILDEAGVDPDDMYDSWENVMAYSKQLQEDGYVENGHQLMWGTDNLIDIAYSSGGQIISDDGTQVLIDQAPWVDSWNFIRKNIHDGTSPIESGGQGWEYWYRTIDNVMTGKSISYTGSSGDKADLDFDIIGSAEQPGYNGHEPRPMSEGLYLAIPDQASDQEARAAFEWIKYFTSPQVQADWTKAVGYVPVRIDETMNQVPGFSEFLAENPAYKTPMDQSTHASYSFTDPTGGKIYQALSDARDKVELQNIPAEEALAEAQETAQKALDQVNARED
- a CDS encoding carbohydrate ABC transporter permease; amino-acid sequence: MRNKKWDSKGIIRSILLLFLSFLMVYPLLWMASNAFKDAATILSDPASLAPDFLSFKNFAGVFELGPFDLYIFNSIFTALVIVIVQLVLSALMAYGLVFFHFKGKKFLYTSILLTYMLPVATTYVPSFVILAQMGLLDTLTGLIVSNIASVFSIFYLVQTFRSVPIELVEAGQVEGANSWQILWRIIVPYSRSAILTTALINFVTHYNNYMWPSLIISSEAKMLVSNGLNQLFTTQGNFIDNLPRLMAANTLVVVPLLILFILLQKWFVQGISGSGTKG
- a CDS encoding carbohydrate ABC transporter permease produces the protein MIKDMNKKQWLIYILVPLLPLLIFWFLPMFISLFISFTNWDYISPTYDVVGLENYTDLITSEEFVSSLWNTVVFSLGTVIPTLVIGFLLALLLIRQKFMHNFIQACLFAPWVTPMVAVSIVWSWMYQPEGLINNLLAHIGVSGPDWLSSSTFAMVAVIVVTVWKNAGWAMLFYSTAMSSISPAYDEVCDIAGASYWQRIRTIYFPMTLPTTLFLSVITLISSIQAYDQINVLTQGGPAGATRTLLYMFYQLAFEEFNMGKATALSVIMLVITGFLAFAIFSLQGHYRKEGVA